Below is a genomic region from Candidatus Hydrogenedentota bacterium.
TGCCCATATGCGAATCAATGCCAAGAAATACCAGTTTTTCATTTGGTTGATAAAACTGTACGAGTGCGCTGAGCTGCTGTTCAATACCTAAAGAAAAAGGGCACTTTTGCGAACAAAAGACAAGGACGACCACTTTCCCTTCATAATGTTTGAGCGTATGGACTTTATCGTTATAATCGGAGCATCTGAAATCAGGCATGGGCTCTCCGATACGCACGGTGACAGGAATTTTCGAAAAAGCGCCGGAAAGTTTAAGCGGAATATATACGGCGGCGGCGATACCGACCAAAATGACTACTGCAATACCCAGTGCGACCCATTTGTTCATGACAGACCCTTTCAATTGTTTCGGCCAGTAACAAGGAAATAGACGATTGTTTTAAAATAGTATCACATTGTATTGAAAAAAACAGGTGGCGCGCCGCTGCTGCCATGGGCTGCCATGTTATGGTAACGAAGCCAAGCCAAACTTTAGAAGGGCCGCGCTGCAGTGTTACACTGTGTCTCCAATCGTATAGCACACCACCGGCATAATTTGAACGGACAGGAAGAGAAAAAGGATTCTTTAAACGAATGCGTGCAGCAATAGCCATCATCGGGGTCATCCTTATATTTGGCGGCAGCTTTTTCTTAAAACAAGGAACGCTGTCCGAGGAGACTGCAGCTCCAGACGCTGCCTTTCATTGCGGGCGCATTGTATCCATGTCGCCGGGCATAACCGAAAGCTTGTTTGCTTTAGGCTTAGGTGATAAGGTGGTGGGCGTGACCCGTTATTGCAACTATCCTCCGGCGGCGCTGGACTGTATGCGCATCGGCGGTTTCTTGGATCCCAATTATGAACTCCTTGTTGCGTTGCGCCCTGATATGATCTTGTTGACGCCTTTCCACAGAACGCTTCAGCCCGTTTTGGACCGCTTAGGCTTGCGCCATCAGGTGATCAGCCAAGATACGATGGACGCTATTCGAAGCAGTTACGAAGAATTGGGGGCACTCTGTGATTGTAATGATTCTGCACAGCGCCTCGTATCCGATATGGACGCCCATATTACGGAGGCGGCACAGCATGGTGCGGCTCGTCCGCGTCTGCGTGTGTTGATGGTAACAGGGCGCGAAAGCGCTTCGGGAAGTTTGAAACAAATTTATGCCATTAGTTCCGGTTCTTTTCTCAGCGATTTGTTGACCATCGTTGGCGGTGACAATTGTGTTGAAGGGCAATGGGCGGAATATCCGGCTATTTCCGCTGAAGGAATTTTAGAATTGGATCCGGATCTGATCATAGAATTTGGGCAGGAAGATTCTGAAGCGGCCCATGCTGATGCCTTGCAAGCCTGGCAATCTCTCGGGGTTTTGGAGGCGGTGCTCCGCGGGCGTGTGTATTATTTAGGCGGCGCACAATATACGATTCCCGGTCCTCGGCTCATAGAGACCTTGGACGCCTTAGAACGTTGTTTTAATGAAGACGAAAAAGCGATGATTCTATGACTTCACCGGCCTATGAGATTAAGGATC
It encodes:
- a CDS encoding ABC transporter substrate-binding protein, producing the protein MRAAIAIIGVILIFGGSFFLKQGTLSEETAAPDAAFHCGRIVSMSPGITESLFALGLGDKVVGVTRYCNYPPAALDCMRIGGFLDPNYELLVALRPDMILLTPFHRTLQPVLDRLGLRHQVISQDTMDAIRSSYEELGALCDCNDSAQRLVSDMDAHITEAAQHGAARPRLRVLMVTGRESASGSLKQIYAISSGSFLSDLLTIVGGDNCVEGQWAEYPAISAEGILELDPDLIIEFGQEDSEAAHADALQAWQSLGVLEAVLRGRVYYLGGAQYTIPGPRLIETLDALERCFNEDEKAMIL
- a CDS encoding redoxin domain-containing protein, whose amino-acid sequence is MNKWVALGIAVVILVGIAAAVYIPLKLSGAFSKIPVTVRIGEPMPDFRCSDYNDKVHTLKHYEGKVVVLVFCSQKCPFSLGIEQQLSALVQFYQPNEKLVFLGIDSHMGTTTAEIKNHAQTMALPYPILKDNDAFYADATGARVTPEIFIIDKKGILAYRGAFDNRLLPERPGSIPYTAQAIEALLSDLLVNPTEVTAWGCTIKR